The following nucleotide sequence is from Coffea eugenioides isolate CCC68of chromosome 10, Ceug_1.0, whole genome shotgun sequence.
TTGTGAATCAACTGTCACCTACTCTCTTAGATTTTAGCACATTCTCTTAGTTTTTAGCACATTCAGGGAATGTGCCTTGATCACTAATATCTATTCAAAACAAAAGACCGAATTACCAACCTGATGAGTCACCTTTCTTGCATAACCTCAAGCTGCATATTAAAGAAGCAATGAAAACATGATGAGAAACAGAAAGGTTCCATAAATCAATAGACAAAATACAAAATGCGTATTCTACACTGATGCAGAGCTTCCATGCAAGGGGGGAAAGGGCAGGGGCAGCCGGACAGAGTCGTACCGGAGATAGGAACACCTTTGGCGCCTTATCTCATTCATTACTTCATTTAGCTTCTTTGACAACGGATTGTCATACTGCTGCAGTACAAACTGAGAgcaaaaatgttaaaatttgaaaacgTAAACAGACACAAGCTATCTGAGTATAAACAGATAAATTAATACTCCATTGCAACTAGTGATAAGGGCACACCCAATGTGTATGCAATTTAAGAACAAACACTTTTTATATggaagaatttagtataaaattttcataaacCAAAAGCTAAACTTTGATcttttaaaagtttttttaatagaattttaaCTAACTTAGTGGTTACAATGTTTGCGGGTGGTTATGGGTGAAAATTAGCTTTGGTTACATTGGTTGGCAATATGGACATCCTGTAATCAATGGTAAAGGTATACTTAAAAGTGATTGTGAGGATAAAGTTGGAAATCTAAAAAGTGACGAAAAAGTTTACACCAAACCCACTGCTCTCCCTTTATATATAGTATCGAAACATCAACTGCTTTCACTGCCCAAGAAATATAACCGATAGATGTTCTGGTGAACCTATTTCTAAAGTTCTATCAACCAAAACTTTGTAATATTAAAGTGATTGCAAGGGTAAAGTTGGAAATCTAAAAAGTGACGAAAAAATTTACACCAAACCCAATGCTCTCACTTTATATATAGTATCGAAAACATCAACTGCTTCCACTGCCCAAGAAATATAACCGATAGATGTTCCAGTGAACCTATTTCTAAAGTTCTATCAACCAAAACTTTGTAATATCAAGCAAGCATATATGtacagaaaaaataaaagaagagaTAAGAAAAGATGGGAAGGGGGTGTAGTCTCAAAGCAAGTCAAACTACTGGCCAGAAAAAATTTAAGAAGTCATTGAAAATGGTACCTGAGTAGGAACTTCATCAATGGATGAGAAGGCTAAAAGTTGTCGCATAACATCTTGATCAACGGTGGATCCAACGTAAATCAAGCAATCCTCACCATTCTCAAGAAGATAGATTCCATCGTCATTAATATGCTCACTGGAAAGTGGAATAGAAGGAGGAATCAGATCCTCTCCCGAATCCTGTCAGTTTGAGAACCAAGCAGTAATATTAGCATTAAAATAGGGATAATAAGAACACGAAGGGATATGCGGATCCATACCTTTGAGCCAAGATCATGAATAGCTATCATCCGTGGATAAACCAGAGGGATTGCCAGAAGAACAGAAAGAGGGGCAACATAATTTATCCAAAAGGATCTATCATCTACACGAGCATCAGTTCTTAACCCCACGCTTTTGATCAAAGctgaaaagaatgaaaaaacaaaatcaCTCATCTAATCCAGAAAAACACATTTTATGAGGTGTTCTCATTCAGCAAGACGGTGTTTCTTTCCTATAAACTGAATGCGAAAGTAGGTAAGGATGAGAAGAACAGCAAGAAGACAGAACGTGAAAACAAACATAGAAGTCATATCCAGAGCTCTGGCATTCTTTCTTCATCCATAAATTACAATTTTGTCTGGAATGCACTTCTGTTATTTTACAAGTCACAGCAACAGCCAAATTCATGGGTTAACACCCAAAGATTTGCTGCTTCAGATGTAAGGTTATTCAACTAGGGTTAATTAAGTGTTGCATTAGATCTTTATCCAGTTTTACATTTCCATCACTAGAAGATTTGCAAGTTGCTAAACCTGAAGTGGCATTacttcaaaataaataaaaagaattaaaaaaaaaaagatgcagACAAAACCACATATCCAAAAGCAAAACAGCTTAGGACATACCAAGCGTATACAGAGGCAATAATTTAAGTGCCTCAGGGAGAATGAGCTGTCCAGGAGATGTTACTGTGGCACAGAATTTACGGTATGAGTGCAGAATGTTGATACAAAGGTTTGTTACTTGCTCTCTTACTTGCACAAGTGGATTAGAAGGAACTTCATTAGCCGCTGTGGACATAAACAAACTCAGTCAGAACTAGCGCTAAAGgtatgaaaaggaagaaatagaAAGCAAGAATGTGCTACGCTCTACCAAagtcctaaaaaaggaaaatagcAAGAAAGTTACTTCATTAATGACCAAACTAGGCATAAAAAAATTAGGAATGGCAAAAACCATGAGAAAAGAATGGCACATAATCTGCAATAAATCAGATTACCTTGCTTCAACATACAACCAAATTGTGTATCCAAGTCTGCTGAGCGGAACAGATTGCTCAACATGTTTGTACATGGCAGAGACAAAGTTGAAATACGGATTCTTCTTTGACCATATACAGTTGTGTATAGAAGAGCAGactgaaaggaaaaaaaatcatttaacAGAAAACAGCTGCTGCTTCAATTTTCTTCATTGGCAACAAAACAGCATTGGTGAAGACAGCAATAAACTTTCTTATTCTGTATGATAATTTCTAAACTTTAATTTTcagaaaggaaaaaataaattcTAATGATCAggaataaatatatatatttgctTTTTCAAGATGATGTAGTTTTATGAAAACAAAGTGCTCCTAGAATAAATGTCTTCAGTCCCAGTACCTGAAAAGCACATTCAGAGCCATCCTGCAATTTGTCATCATGTTTTAAAGTTACCATGATTGTTTTGTCACAATCAATCTGCACCAAAAAAAACTCACTCAGGAAGGGAGCCGATCACTCTATTATTCTACCACAATAGCCTAAATCTAATCCAAGCACAGATTCAGACGCAATAAGTAAAGGAAAAATTAGATGAAATACTTCTGCTGTAGTATAATACACCAAGGCACATCTACACAAGTTTCATGAAGCAGCGTAATAAAAACCAGAGACATGAAAATGGTCAGTTTAAAGCCCTACCCAATAAACCTATCTATAACACAGATTATGCTAGTCTGGATTATAGCAGTGAATACATGACTACAATGGGCTTCATCTCGTTTTGCTTCATCCTTTTCACAATCATTCAAAGAGGAGGGTTTTGGAAACacaatttgtttggataggagattatttggatgatttatttgagataattactatagcactttttgtgatgtgatgtatgtgagaaggtgattgaaatttgtgaagtaaatttttttatttcaaatcttCCTAATCCAAACACACCCACTGTTTAAAAATAGCCTTTGTTGGTTTGATTTTATAAGAAAGAGAAATGGCTATTagcaaatatcaagcaaacaagAAAACCTGGCCACTTAAccctcatgaaattcaaaaacaGTGTCCAACAAAATCATCATTGAAAACTAAACGTAGTTCTGGCAATTGAGTGAAAACCCAGAAAATATAAATCAGCCATTACAAGAATGAGACCCAAGATAATATCGTTCTGAAGGGTTTTCAATCATTAGAccaaaataatatgtgattctGAACAGGTTTTACTCATTATCATTCTAACTTCTCTTCTGAGCTACGTGAAAAAAAAATGACCTGTAAACTTGGTGAACAGTTCAAAATTTTCACTTAATAAAACCTCAAAGCAGGTCAGTCCACTACTACTACATTATTCATAGCAAAAGAAAATAGCATCTCTTACCATATCCAAACACATAAcatataaatattttaaaaagaaataaaaaataaaaacacgTTTCTAGCCTTCAGGGTGCCAGGAACTACATACTAAACTGATTCCAATGACCAAAAAGGAATCAAAAACTGCATTTGCCATACATCACAGACTTATAACTTTGAATTTCAGAAATTTCCATCAGTAAGCTAATGCACCAGGGTTATATCATTTACTATATCTAGAGGAGATACTACTAAAGAAAATCTATCAAGAtaaatttaaaacaattaaaataggAAAACCACCATCAGGTATTAATTGACAAAAAGATTAAACCACTCTTAAATCAAATACCATTATATATCAAGCAGTTGACCAAAATACTCAAACCAAAGAAGTCTAAACTTGAGCATTAGCAGCCTAGTACAAAGTCGCTAAATCTTATTGATAAATCACCATTCATACATGCGAAAAAGTGTTACGCTACTCATAGACGAAGCAACAGTCATTAATACCCAGCACCATCAAACAGAATACAGTTGTGACACACGCACACACAGAGAGAAAGAAGAGTGGAGAGGAAACATACCGCAGGTAGATCAACATCTGTAGGAATATGTTTACAGAAATTTCCAGAATAATCCTGGACTTGGAGACCCTGTCAAACACAATGAAATTCAATAATAAGATAATATCCTTTTGTCAAGCACTGGTCACAAGTGACTCTGTCAAAGACTCCTGACGAATAGGAGAATTTAAGATGCAAAACGATCCCATTACATAAATGTAACTCACCAGGCTGCATCTAACACGCATTACAGCCTCAAAGCCTTGTGGCCTTGTAATATTCCACCGGAGATCGTTTGCAAGCTTAGCCGGatcagaaagtgcagaaaatggGTAATAATAGTACACCTAAAGAAGGGTGCAATATTTCAAGTCAAAACCCCAAGGACCACATACAAAAGGCACAAAAAAGTATGCAGCTAGGTAGAGAGGAAGACAGACATGAAAAGCATTAAACACACACATACAAACACAAGGCAGAAAAGAGCATGATTTTCCATTTACCTGTCCTCCTGTAGTTCTTGGGATAACTGATATAGAAGCAATGTCCATGTATGATTGAGTTGTAATAAATAAATCAACAGAGACCTGACAATATTTGTGACATGATGGAATAAAATTGATAAACTATAGATTCATCAAATTACAGACAGAAATTTGTGTAATTGTGTGCATATATATAATTGCCACAAATTTTTCAGAATTTGAAGGGGACAGAGTGGCACGGGAAAAAGGTAAACATACTTGGTACTCAGCAAATTCAATAGCCATGGTTTTCAGAGTTTTATCCACAGGCTGGAGCAACTTGTGAGCCTCCTGAGATCAAGCAAGAAACTTAGATCTTACAAGCACAAGAATTCTAGTGTTGAGCACTCGTGCTTCACCATGAAAGGCGTACCATCAGAATATAAAAAGAACAGACTTTAAAAAAGTGCTGACTTAAGTagcaaatttaagaaaaatcaaaaccaGAAAGCAGAAGTCATACAAGCTGTAGCCATATACATTTTGTCTCATACCAAACGACATATGGTATGGTAATAAGCATCATACTCAATGAAAATTCAACCTGAGATGGGAGAAAATAATTAACCTAATACAGAAACCTAGATGGGAAGACGGTCAGAGCTCAAAAAAAATCTACAGGATTACAACTTGTTAGTACTTAACTTGCTCATGTCATTGACAAGAATGCACAACAGACAACAATTGGCAATAGATTTAGCACTTTGACGGACATAAATTACAATTAATAGGACAACAAACAAAGAATTATTCCAAGAGCTAATCAGTAGATACTTGTTTTCTTTTACACCAGGCTCATCAGTGGAAAAATACTTTAGTCAAACCCATCCAAGAGTCTACTGACTGTCAAAACTGATGAAGGTCTCGATTCTGCATTACAGGAGTCATTTGAACATTTAACAGTTCCTGGCCATGTTCCTTGTGACTCCATCCAAGTTGAAGAATCAAATTATAGCCGAGACCTAGCATTATGGTATGCATGCTGATATATGAAAAGATCAATGAAGTATAAGATGCCATTGCCTAGGATATTATTAAGGGTAACTGTCACAAGACAGTTTGCATTTCCTTCtttagagggaaaaaaaaagaaaaaaaaatgaagaggaaaccCCAAAAGGATCTGAAGACATCTCCCAAGTAGCCAAATGGTTCTGACAGTTTACTTTTGGGTCAGGCTCCTGGCAGCATTAGGTTATCATTTGCAAGTATGAGCCACTAGCAGCAGAAAAAAGTGAATGGTAGATTTTTGGATTGCATTGTTCTTGAAGCTATTTGATCTTCTTAGTTCTACATCTTCTTCTCAGTACCTAAATTTGTTCGTgaaccaaaatatataacaccccccccccccccccaaaaaaacaaaaaaacccacaaaattggggaaaaatgaCCAAGCCTAAATCTGCATGAACGCTTCCATTTAAGAAACAGATAAGTGGAATTGAAGCAGAACTCCATTATTTCCAAAAATAAGAACCAACATCGAAAAGGAGCATGCCTCCATTATTTTAAAAGGGTAGAGGAATAAGAACATCGCTATGGAAATCAAGCTGTATTTTTCTCTTAACGCAAAATTTAGAAGTCCTTGCATTCACAAACTCTCTGAACTCTGAATAAGAAGGGGTGCAACAAAGAACTTGCATCAGATAGATTTATGGTGAAAGTAACCAGAGGTGCAAGAATACCTTCTCCCCTGCTGATATATTAGTCCTTCCTTCTGCCTCTCTAGCTGAAAGGGCTCCAATGCCAACAGATGGCAAAACTGTAACGTGAACAGGTAATCATTCAAAAAAGATGCAGAAATTATCCAGCCAGATAGCATAATTATATACAATCATCAAGATCATGCAAAAACATTGTATAGTACAAATCAGAAGACAAGGCTGATGAACTACTTTATGAATCTAGTAATGCCTAACATAGAAAACTGGTAAACATCTTCTTTAAAGTTTTAAGATGTGTATTTCACATAGATATACTGGTTTCAAACTTAAGACAAAGCATAACAAAAATGTACATCAAATCTAAAGCTTATCCCAAAACATGCATAACCATAAATATTCAAATCAAAACCTTAATCTGTGCTTATGCAACAGGTTTATGAGCTTGCCTGATTGAAATACAAGAAGTTTGCCTCCAGTACTCTTGATTGCCAAAAATGCTGCCTGATAAAAAGACAAACACCAGAACAAATGTCTGacttataattttattaatcaatGCATACATATGCATCTCTAATGCATAAGAAAGGTCTGAAAAACAGAAATGAAATCAATGCATAAATAGTTCAGGATGCGTAATGTAGACACACTATTCCATACTAATTAgaatttgtttttcctttttcagccattttcaCCATACTGAGCTCTCACCAAAAAGATGATAAGTTCCAGATGATTATACCTAGGAAATCCGTATTACTCAACGAAAccattttaaagaaaaaagtgagCTTTCAGAAGTTATTGGTATATAAGCATTATCTAGCTAAATATTTaataatcaaaataatcaaataccTTGACTGCAGCACCAAAAGCGGAATCAGAAGTTCTATTATTCTGAAACATTGTCGGGATACTCTCCAGTAACAGTTCAAGATGTTGACGACACTGTTGAACAGCTAAAACAACCCAATTAGTAGCACTTAATCATAATTCCACATCAAAAACATTGCCTTCCATTGAAGTCATATTAGGTTGGAAAATAACTTTTTTGGAAATGCAACAGTTTCTACTGAATAAAACTCAAGAGCAAAGAATTGTAGGGATGACCTCAGAGAGTTGAACAACAACATCACTCTCAAGAGGAGTATATACATCTTGCACATCAGGGACTATGAGCATCAATGGCTGCAAAGAAGTAAGTTCAGTCAATAGTAAGAATTCCATTCAAAGCACATTCAATTTCAGATTGTATCCAGGAGATAGATCCGCTGAATAGGGAATTACGAGGCAGCATATTAGATTGTCTGACTTTCATCAAGTGAATTACTCAACAAATATCTTGGAGACATCAACAACTTCCACTTAAGGTTCTTGGTTACACTTTTTTAGCTTACCAGACGTCAATTTGTACCCATCCactccaaaattcaaaaaacaaCACATTTCTAAAAATTTGTTCCTATCACACATAtagaaaaatgcattttgttcTCAATTGCAGGATAGCATACAAGTTTGCAATCCTATGTGgtcgaaaaaaaaatgaaggtcCAAGAGCTGTTGAATTGAGTAGTAACCTGCTGTAATGCACGTTTTAGATTGTAGAAGTGGATGGTAGAATCAAATGTAGCGATTCCCACCATTGTACGAGGTCCCTCCTGCACCATTTAATTTTCATGTTACAATTGCAAAGTACCTCGATGTCTATTACAACTTATACAGGTAagcaaaaactaaagaaataaaacaacaaaaatacattttacttgtttcttgtgCAATCTTCTTTTCTTATCTGTTAATCCAAGAGACGGTGAAACTTTACTTTGTGGCCCATAGTAGGAAGGGCAATATACAGCACAAACAGCTTATTTTATATATTTCTGTGCTTATAAaagccaaaataaataaaagaataaactGCTTTAATTCTCCACATGGGCAAAAAGCATCATGCACAGAGTTTTCCCTTAATATCTACATAGGAAACACATTGCTGTCATAACGTATCACATCCTTTTATCTAGTACATTTGATATTACCAATTAAATCAAGTTAGGTCGCCATAACAttatgaagaagaaaaactcaCAGGAAGATCAGCAACAACTTGGCTAATTGCACTACAAGCTGCTTCAGTGGCACCAGTCTGTATTGAGTTCATTGATACATCAATGAGAAAGAAATATACAGCAGGCATTGGATCCCTCACCTGGAGTACGAAAAATATATAGttcttaatattttttatatggGCCAAAAGagcaaataaaatgaaattcttGGTTCACTGAGTAAAGCAATTAAACTTGCGACAATCTCATCCAATCATTTCAGaagcaaaacacaaaaaatgatAACAAATTATTTGTATCAACCAAATGTAATTCATATGCGAAAGCTACAACTATCATCAGAGATTATGCATTTAAAACAAGACCAATTACGTGATAAGACACGGTAGATGTGTGTTCTCCTCCTAATGTCTCTTGAACAAGCATTAGAAAGTACATGTTAGACTAGGACTCTCCATGTTTAAAAAAGATTTATAAGGTAAACCATTAGCAACTTCCAATGTCACTAGCAATTCAGACGTCAGAGAAAGACCAAGGAGTCAATCACATGTAGGTATGGACTTTATGGATCTTAAGAACAGTAAATAGGAACTCATTAGGAAAATATAGAGGCAATGCAAGTACAGGTCATTGACAAAGGGCCCAAAGACCATATCCTAGTCCCAAGGAAATTAAATTTAATCTCAAGTCAATGAATATTGAATATGAACGGAAGTAAGTGAGGAACAGTTACTAACAGTAAATTCCTTAGTTGCAACAAATTCAACTGTTCCTCTGCAAAGCTCAGGTCTTTCATCAGCATCTCTACGCCTACCATCAGGACCTAAATTGCATTGATATTCACGAGGAGTCTCATTTGTAGCTCCTGCAAAAAGTTCAGAGGATCATAAACTCAGCAGACCATACTAATGTTGATGTGTAATACATGCATGTAGTACAGAACGTGAAAATCACTAGAAACATGAGGAAACAACCAAATATCAGACATTACTTGAAAACTCCCCTAAACAGAAATGAGGATATATCCAAATCATACCATTTCAAAGATAATTACAGCATTAAGCGGTTAGCAATAATTCTGAGAGTATGGTCTGATTCAAAGGAAAGGGAGGAGACCAACAAACAACTCCAGCCATGACGAGAGCTTCACAAATTATGTCCTATTTGGAGAAGGTCAAAGGCAATGGTACTTTTGTTGGGGATTTAAAACATAGGTGATATAAAAAATACTCCAGCCATGACTAGAGCTTCTTGTTTACTTTCTTTCATGGAGCAGGTTGACGGCAATGAAAGTTTTGTTGGGGAATTGTAAGGAAGAAAATTAATTACAAGGAGAATATGTGGTGTAGAAAATAGTTGGCATGGCCAAAAACATAAGTTTGGGGGAATAGAATATTTGGAGACTAATAGaccaattttttcatttttctcttcacAGATCCTCCTAGCCAATCAATTTGGCAAGGAAGATACAAGCTACACAAAAGGATTGATAATCTTCCACTTAATGTTGAAATTCATCGTGAGTTCCTCGTCAAACAAAGGGCACATACTATCCCCTGTCAATGCACACCCTAACAATCCTTCCCTCCCACTTTCCACAACAGTCATATTTTAGTGAAAGCAACAACTTTCACATCACACCATGATGAAGTACTTTCTGATATAATCTGAACTGTACTTGGAGCAACCAGCTAAATTAGGCACAAAATAATAGGTTGTGAAGAGAAACAGTTATGTGGCAACAAAAACCACATGATCATCAATAAAACAAGGAGTATGTACTCACCACACAAATTGCAGATGTAACGCCTTCCCTGATCTATAAATTTCATGAAAGGATTAATGTAAGCTTTGCAATGAGAACAACGAACAGGACCAGCTTCGCCAAAATCAACAATCTAAGTGGAGCAATAATGAACATGACAAAGGATTAGACTGCAATATTTGTAAACTAGGTTCATCAAAGGAAAGGAACATACTTTAACCTCTTAAGCCACATAAAATTTGAAGTACAGAAATGTTAATTAATAAGCCATTCCAAAGCGCAATCGAGCCTAGAAAAGATTTTGATAATAACACCAGTTATTGAAAAGGCTGTCTCTACTCTATTAGAGAAATATTCTCAATCTTCCAACATAAGTGAACAGAAATACATCTTTTTCTGATGTACCcttgcttgattttctttccattGATAAAACTGCCAAGATTCTAGTGCATGGCAGAAATAACATGAGCCTCAAAGCATGTTCATTTCTAGCAAAGATAATACAAACCATGCACTTTATTTTATCACCTAAATCTTCTTCAATATACAGACAAACAATAAACCTAAATGACTAGACCATGAAAAGAGGCAAGCCACATATCAATACAGAAGAGACTTGGAGGGATAATCAAATAATCTGAACTGTATTGAAGTGCTTAAAAAATGAACCCCTTATAAATGAGGAACCAAAGCATAGAACAGAACTGAATGGACTAGCTTTACTTCTTGTTGCAGGAGTCCCAAATCAGAAcattttcaatattttctgTTCATCTTACATTGATACCAGAAATTGTTAAAATGCGCACAAATTCTTCGCTTTCCCAAATTCTGGGGTTCAGCTATTTGGAGTATTTGCTCATGGATAAGATTGTATAGAGTTTTAAATCTATTTGCAGCACCACCTCTAACTTCAGCAATTAAAAATGTGAAACACTTATTGGTGCATAAAAATGTCCACCTTTTTCAAGAAACAAATAATCCAGAGTTAAAAAAAAGCATTTTGGTGCATAAATTTGAAATCCGAATTATTGTCAATAATTT
It contains:
- the LOC113748900 gene encoding LOW QUALITY PROTEIN: protein transport protein Sec24-like At4g32640 (The sequence of the model RefSeq protein was modified relative to this genomic sequence to represent the inferred CDS: inserted 1 base in 1 codon), producing the protein MASPGGPRPGNVPPNYNPNYLADNMQNLQINRPNQPPSTAGMNANAPRHPAPFGQQPPPFAGGXPVSRPGPPPAGVLPRGQPPASGPPQSTLPSNVGLNRPTGPPPMSQPPPPFALRPPPPGYVPPIAGSTVPPPPGQGPLPGPLTSGPTFPPSSTAGLMSNGPPAFGSGPVQAGPRAPPASTAPRFPMAGPPQTMYSSALQPPSMSSPFGSPPATASGGMAQPAPPFLSEQPSVPPPSGSSPFAQQGQVMPPPSGSAMHGWQMQHGQVAPPPSVPGSVQPPRMYGMPPPAGSVLGQSMAHTGAAVSGQSKIDPNQIPRPIPSSSVILHETRQNNQANPPPPATSDYIVRDTGNCSPRYMRCTINQVPCTVDLLNTSAMQMALLVQPMALPHPSEEPIQIVDFGEAGPVRCSHCKAYINPFMKFIDQGRRYICNLCGATNETPREYQCNLGPDGRRRDADERPELCRGTVEFVATKEFTVRDPMPAVYFFLIDVSMNSIQTGATEAACSAISQVVADLPEGPRTMVGIATFDSTIHFYNLKRALQQPLMLIVPDVQDVYTPLESDVVVQLSECRQHLELLLESIPTMFQNNRTSDSAFGAAVKAAFLAIKSTGGKLLVFQSVLPSVGIGALSAREAEGRTNISAGEKEAHKLLQPVDKTLKTMAIEFAEYQVSVDLFITTQSYMDIASISVIPRTTGGQVYYYYPFSALSDPAKLANDLRWNITRPQGFEAVMRVRCSLGLQVQDYSGNFCKHIPTDVDLPAIDCDKTIMVTLKHDDKLQDGSECAFQSALLYTTVYGQRRIRISTLSLPCTNMLSNLFRSADLDTQFGCMLKQAANEVPSNPLVQVREQVTNLCINILHSYRKFCATVTSPGQLILPEALKLLPLYTLALIKSVGLRTDARVDDRSFWINYVAPLSVLLAIPLVYPRMIAIHDLGSKDSGEDLIPPSIPLSSEHINDDGIYLLENGEDCLIYVGSTVDQDVMRQLLAFSSIDEVPTQFVLQQYDNPLSKKLNEVMNEIRRQRCSYLRLRLCKKGDSSGMLFFSYLVEDKIQSGLSYVEFLVHVHRQIQSKMP